GTGCGTGGGGGAGTGCCGTTGTACGGAGGTGCGCCGCCTGTCGCCATGCGCCCTTGGGGGCGGCTGGCCGGCACTTAGGTCTTCGGTCACGCGGTGGAGGCGCATGCCGGGTGGCATGTTGCGCGGCGGGGTATTGCTACCAAGGGAGTATGGAATTCGGCACTGCGGTCAATTGTTGAGCAGGCGCGGCGAACCAAGAATCTGCGGCAGACCGGGAAAATTTCCCGGGCACAACAACAAGCCCGTAGAGGTAGCCGCAATGAAACACAACGGTCTCACCCAGCCTTTCGTTTGCACGGCGCTGTTTGCCGCGATGAGCCTGGCCAGCCTGTCGGCCCATGCCGCGGTCAGCGATGAAGACATCAGCGCCAGTGGCAAGCGCACCGATCAGGTGGTGGTCAACGGTATCAACCAGCAGGGCCAGCGCTACAGCACCCTGGATACCCTGAACAGCAGCAACGTGCAGGAACTGCGGCCGGTCTGGGCGCTGTCCTTCGGTGGCGAGAAGCAGCGCGGCCAGCAGGCCCAGCCGATGATCAAGGATGGCGTGATCTATGTCACCGCCTCCTACTCGCGGGTGTTCGCGGCCGATGCGCGTACCGGCAAGAAACTCTGGCAATACGATGCGCGCCTGCCCGACGGCATCATGCCGTGCTGCGACGTGATCAACCGCGGCGTGGCCCTCTACGGCGACCTGGTGATCTTCGGCACCCTCGACGCCAAGCTAGTGGCACTGAACAAGGACACCGGCAAGGTGGTGTGGAAGAAGACCGTGGCCGACTACAAGGCTGGTTACTCCATCTCCGCGGCGCCGCTGATCGCCAAGGGCAAACTGATCACCGGCGTGGCCGGCGGCGAGTTCGGCGTGGTCGGCAAGATCGAGGCCTACGACCCGCAGAATGGCGAGCTGCTGTGGACCCGGCCGACCGTGGAAGGCCACATGGGCTATGTCTACAAGGATGGCAAGGCCGTGGAGAACGGCATCTCCGGCGGCGCCCCGGGCAAGACCTGGCCGGGCGATCTGTGGAAAACCGGCGGCGCGGCACCCTGGCTGGGCGGCTTCTATGACCCGACCACCGATTCGCTGTTCTTCGGCACCGGCAACCCGTCGCCGTGGAACTCGCACCTGCGTCCCGGCGACAACCTGTTCTCCTCCTCGCGCCTGGCGCTGAATCCGGAAGACGGCTCGATCAAGTGGCACTTCCAGACCACCCCGCACGACGGCTGGGACTACGACGGCGTCAACGAACTGGTGTCGTTCGACTACCAGGACGGCGGCAAGACCGTGCAGGCCGCGGCCACTGCCGATCGTAACGGCTTCTTCTACGTGCTCGACCGCACCAACGGCAAGTTCATCCGTGGCTTCCCCTTCGTCGACAAGATCACCTGGGCCAAGGGCCTGGACAAGGACGGCCGGCCGATCTACGACCCGACCCATCGTCCTGGCGCACCGGGCGCCGAGAAGAAGGGCAGCTCGGTGTTCGTCGCACCGTCCTTCCTCGGTGGCAAGAACTGGATGCCCATGGCCTACAGCCAGGACACCGGGCTGTTCTACGTGCCGTCCAACGAGTGGGGCATGGACATGTGGAACGAGGGCGTGGCCTACAAGAAGGGCGCGGCCTACCTCGGCGCCGGCTTCACCATCAAGCCGCTGAACGAGGACTACATCGGCGTGTTGCGCGCCATCGATCCGAAGAGCGGCAAGGAAGTCTGGCGCTACAAGAACTACGCACCGCTGTGGGGTGGAGTGCTGGCGACCAAGGGCAACCTGGTATTCACCGGCAACCCGGAAGGCTACCTGATGGCCTTCGACGCCAAGAGCGGCAAGAAGCTCTACCAGTTCAACACCGGCTCGGGCGTGATCGCCTCGCCGATCACCTGGGAAATGGACGGCGAGCAGTACGTCACCGTGCTGTCCGGCTGGGGTGGTGCGGTACCGCTGTGGGGCGGCGAAGTGGCCAAGCGGATCAAGGATCTGGATCAGGGCGGGATGATCTGGACCTTCAAGCTGCCCAAGGCAGATGCCATCGCCAAGCGCTGATCGCACCTGACACGCACAAGCCGGCCACGCGCCGGCTTGTTCGTTTGTGCCCCGGCCAAAGCGGCCGTCTACGACCAAGGCACCATGGCCCGCCGCTGCGGCGCGGCGCCTAATGCTGCGACAACCAGAACAGGGCCGACGTCTGCAGTGGCCCGATGCGAGGTGCGCGATGTTCGCCCAACGATGGCTTTCCCTGCTGCCCGGCCTGCTCCAGTTGCTCGGGCTGCTTCTGCTGCTGTACTGGCAACCGCGTGGCTGGCTGGCGCTGGCCGCCTGCGTGCCGCTGCTGATCCTGTTGCTCGGCCTGCCGGCGCTGCTTCGTGGGCGGCGCTCGCCGGAGCCGGCAAGCACGGCCGACGAGGCGCTGGCCGGGCTCAGCCGCGAGCTGTCGCAGACCACCACGCACAATGCCCTGTCGGCCGCCGAGGTGGCCTATGCGGTGAAGCAGCTGGCCGCGCGCCAGGCCTCGCAACTGCAGGGTGCGGCCAGCATAGTGGCCAGCGCCGAAGTGATGATCGCCACCGAGGAGCAGACCCGCGTGCTCGGCCAGCAGGCCCTGGCGGCTGCCTGCGCGGTGCGCCACAGCAGCGACGACGGGCGCCAGGTGGTGCAGCAGAGCATCCAGCGCATGCACCAGCTGAGCGAGCGGGCCAGTGCCAGCCGCGAGCTGATCGAGGCCCTCAGTCAGCGCAGCGAGGATATCCAGCGGGTTACCCAGGTGATCCAGGCGATTGCCAGCCAGACCAATCTGCTGGCGCTCAACGCGGCCATCGAGGCGGCGCGGGCCGGCGAGTACGGGCGCGGTTTCGCGGTGGTCGCCGACGAGGTGCGCGGGCTGGCCGGGCGCACCGCCAGCGCCACCGAGGAGGTCGGCCAGATGGTCGGCGAGATCCAGCGCCAGACCGCCGCCGTGGTCGAGCAGATCCGCCAGCTGGCCGTGGATCTGACGGCCGGGGTCGGCACCGCCGAGCAGGCCGGCAGCAGCCTGGAGCATATCGCCGGGCTGGCGCAGGGGGTGGAAAGCCAGCTCGGCGAAATCGCCCGTGGCACCGAGGTCAATCGCGAGCAGCTGGGCAGCCTGTTCGCCGCCGTCGAGCAGATGCGCGTCGAACTGCTCGACAGCGAGGCCGACACCCGCCGCCTGGGCGCCGCGGCCGAGCGCCTGGAAGGGCAGGCCGAGCAGATCAGCGAACGACTCAGCAGCGTGGCCCTGGACGACTACCACCAGCGCGCCTATGACCTGGCCCGCGATGGTGCCGCAGCGATTGCCGCGCAGTTCGAGAAGGATCTCGATAGCGGGAAGGTCAGCCTCGACGATCTGTTCGACCGCCACTACCAGGAGCAGCCCGGCACCTTCCCGAGCAAGTACCGCACACGCTTCGATGCCTACACCGACCGCGTCCTGCCGGCCATCCAGGAGCCCCTGCTGAGCGGCCACGAGGGCCTGGTGTTCGCCATCGCCTGCACCGCCGAAGGCTATGTGCCGACCCACAACCAGGCGTTCAGCGCGCCGCCCACGGGCGACCGCCAGCGCGACATGGCGGCCAGTCGCAGCAAGCGCCTGTTCAACGATCGCACTGGCATCCGCTGCGGCAGCCACCAGCAGCCGCTGCTGCTGCAGACCTACACCCGCGACACCGGCGAGCTGATGCACGACCTGTCGGTGCCGATCCATATCCGCGGCCGCCACTGGGGCGGCTTGCGCCTGGGCTACAAGCCGCAGCAGGCGCTGCGCGGCGAGCCAGTGCGGGATGGGCTAGGGTCAACGGCGCGACCGCCGGCGCACCGCTTCCAAACATCTACTACCAAATGAGGAGCGCTTCTGGCCCTTGGGCGCATACCCGCGCCGCAGAGCGGCTGCAAAGATTCGACCATGACCTGTCCCATGCCCGGTGCAGGCTCCAACAGTAGAAGAGAGGCCCATCATGATCTATGCACAACCCGGAACCCCAGGTGCTGTGGTGTCCTTCAAACCGCGCTATGGCAACTTCATCGGCGGCGAATTCGTGGCGCCGCTCAAGGGCGAATATTTCACCAACACCTCGCCGGTCAACGGCCAGGTGATCGCCGAGTTCCCGCGCTCCACGGCCGAAGATGTCGAGAAGGCCCTGGATGCCGCCCATGCTGCCGCCGATGCCTGGGGTCGCACTTCGGTGCAGGCTCGCTCGCTGGTGCTGCTGAAGATTGCCGACCGCATCGAGGCCAACCTCGAAGCCCTGGCCGTGGCCGAGACCTGGGACAACGGCAAGGCCGTGCGCGAGACGCTGAACGCCGACGTGCCGCTGGCCGCCGACCACTTCCGCTACTTCGCCGGCTGCATCCGTGCCCAGGAAGGCAGCGCCGCGGAGATCGACGACAACACCGCTGCCTACCACTTCCACGAGCCGCTGGGCGTGGTCGGGCAGATCATCCCGTGGAACTTCCCGCTGCTGATGGCCGCCTGGAAGCTGGCCCCGGCCCTGGCCGCCGGCAACTGCGTGGTACTCAAGCCGGCCGAGCAGACCCCGCTGTCGATCATGGTGCTGGCCGAGCTGATCGGCGACCTGCTGCCGCCGGGTGTACTCAACATCGTCCAGGGCTTCGGCCGCGAAGCCGGCCAGGCCCTGGCCACCAGCACGCGCATCGCCAAGATCGCCTTCACCGGCTCCACCCCGGTGGGCTCGCACATCATGCGTTGCGCGGCCGAGAACATCATCCCGAGCACGGTCGAGCTGGGCGGCAAGAGCCCCAACATCTTCTTCGAGGACATCATGCGCGCCGAGCCGGCGTTCATCGAGAAAGCCGCCGAAGGCCTGGTGCTGGCCTTCTTCAACCAGGGCGAGGTGTGCACCTGCCCGTCGCGCGCACTGGTGCAGGAGTCGATCTTCGAACCCTTCATGCTCGAGGTGCAGAAGAAGATCAAGGCGATCAAGCGCGGCAACCCGCTGGACACCGAAACCATGGTCGGTGCCCAGGCGTCCCAGCAGCAGTACGAGAAGATCCTCTCCTACCTCGACATCGCCCAGCAGGAAGGCGCACAGCTGCTCGCCGGCGGCAACTCCGAGCGCCTGGCCGGCGATCTGGCCAGCGGCTATTACATCCAGCCGACCCTGCTCAAGGGCCACAACAAGATGCGCGTGTTCCAGGAAGAGATCTTCGGCCCGGTGGTCGGCGTCACCACCTTCAAGGACGAGGCCGAGGCCCTGGCCATCGCCAACGACACCGAGTTCGGCCTGGGCGCCGGCGTGTGGACCCGCGACATCAACCGTGCCTACCGCATGGGCCGCGGGATCAAGGCCGGCCGCGTGTGGACCAACTGCTACCACCTGTACCCGGCGCACGCCGCGTTCGGCGGCTACAAGAAGTCCGGTGTCGGTCGCGAGACCCACAAGATGATGCTCGACCACTACCAGCAGACCAAGAACCTGCTGATCAGCTACGACATCAACCCGCTCGGCTTCTTCTGATCGACCTTGGCTGCGGTCGGTGCCTGGCACTGTCCGCAGCCTTTTTTTCATCGTGCACAGGGACTGTGCGGATCGGTCGGCAGGCTGCACTGGGCGGCCGGCGAGCGGCGCATGCGCGGTTCGCTGGCAGCGTTTACCCGTCGACGGATCGTCATCGGCGCGGCCCATGGGTCGCGCTTTTTTTTACCCGGAATTCCCCTGGGGGCAGCGCGCGCAGCGGCTTCTGCTGTCCGGATGCGCACGGCGTACAGAAGCCTGCGGGCCTACCAAGGTCAGCGCAATCTACTCCCAAAGTACCATTTGGCCGCCTGCCGTCCGGGGGCTTAATGGAGTTGCCGGAATGCCC
The window above is part of the Pseudomonas alcaligenes genome. Proteins encoded here:
- a CDS encoding methyl-accepting chemotaxis protein; translated protein: MFAQRWLSLLPGLLQLLGLLLLLYWQPRGWLALAACVPLLILLLGLPALLRGRRSPEPASTADEALAGLSRELSQTTTHNALSAAEVAYAVKQLAARQASQLQGAASIVASAEVMIATEEQTRVLGQQALAAACAVRHSSDDGRQVVQQSIQRMHQLSERASASRELIEALSQRSEDIQRVTQVIQAIASQTNLLALNAAIEAARAGEYGRGFAVVADEVRGLAGRTASATEEVGQMVGEIQRQTAAVVEQIRQLAVDLTAGVGTAEQAGSSLEHIAGLAQGVESQLGEIARGTEVNREQLGSLFAAVEQMRVELLDSEADTRRLGAAAERLEGQAEQISERLSSVALDDYHQRAYDLARDGAAAIAAQFEKDLDSGKVSLDDLFDRHYQEQPGTFPSKYRTRFDAYTDRVLPAIQEPLLSGHEGLVFAIACTAEGYVPTHNQAFSAPPTGDRQRDMAASRSKRLFNDRTGIRCGSHQQPLLLQTYTRDTGELMHDLSVPIHIRGRHWGGLRLGYKPQQALRGEPVRDGLGSTARPPAHRFQTSTTK
- a CDS encoding aldehyde dehydrogenase family protein codes for the protein MIYAQPGTPGAVVSFKPRYGNFIGGEFVAPLKGEYFTNTSPVNGQVIAEFPRSTAEDVEKALDAAHAAADAWGRTSVQARSLVLLKIADRIEANLEALAVAETWDNGKAVRETLNADVPLAADHFRYFAGCIRAQEGSAAEIDDNTAAYHFHEPLGVVGQIIPWNFPLLMAAWKLAPALAAGNCVVLKPAEQTPLSIMVLAELIGDLLPPGVLNIVQGFGREAGQALATSTRIAKIAFTGSTPVGSHIMRCAAENIIPSTVELGGKSPNIFFEDIMRAEPAFIEKAAEGLVLAFFNQGEVCTCPSRALVQESIFEPFMLEVQKKIKAIKRGNPLDTETMVGAQASQQQYEKILSYLDIAQQEGAQLLAGGNSERLAGDLASGYYIQPTLLKGHNKMRVFQEEIFGPVVGVTTFKDEAEALAIANDTEFGLGAGVWTRDINRAYRMGRGIKAGRVWTNCYHLYPAHAAFGGYKKSGVGRETHKMMLDHYQQTKNLLISYDINPLGFF
- a CDS encoding methanol/ethanol family PQQ-dependent dehydrogenase: MKHNGLTQPFVCTALFAAMSLASLSAHAAVSDEDISASGKRTDQVVVNGINQQGQRYSTLDTLNSSNVQELRPVWALSFGGEKQRGQQAQPMIKDGVIYVTASYSRVFAADARTGKKLWQYDARLPDGIMPCCDVINRGVALYGDLVIFGTLDAKLVALNKDTGKVVWKKTVADYKAGYSISAAPLIAKGKLITGVAGGEFGVVGKIEAYDPQNGELLWTRPTVEGHMGYVYKDGKAVENGISGGAPGKTWPGDLWKTGGAAPWLGGFYDPTTDSLFFGTGNPSPWNSHLRPGDNLFSSSRLALNPEDGSIKWHFQTTPHDGWDYDGVNELVSFDYQDGGKTVQAAATADRNGFFYVLDRTNGKFIRGFPFVDKITWAKGLDKDGRPIYDPTHRPGAPGAEKKGSSVFVAPSFLGGKNWMPMAYSQDTGLFYVPSNEWGMDMWNEGVAYKKGAAYLGAGFTIKPLNEDYIGVLRAIDPKSGKEVWRYKNYAPLWGGVLATKGNLVFTGNPEGYLMAFDAKSGKKLYQFNTGSGVIASPITWEMDGEQYVTVLSGWGGAVPLWGGEVAKRIKDLDQGGMIWTFKLPKADAIAKR